A region of Salvia splendens isolate huo1 chromosome 17, SspV2, whole genome shotgun sequence DNA encodes the following proteins:
- the LOC121775324 gene encoding G-type lectin S-receptor-like serine/threonine-protein kinase At1g11330 isoform X3, which translates to MIIPSCILITAIIHLSLCAAFCRAQGGNNNTSINSCGSNGECGEFGSCDPQAAPVCSCLPGFIPQNARDWESGNWSSGCVRKVALNCGNATIGDGFKKLDSVKISNYTSRSSISEDECQRVCLGNCSCMAYGFDSGLGCLLWTVPLIDVQVGFSLASDLYIRISLADSELAGNKKGFKKIFIVLPILGFVVLCVCSCFGWKWIAKRRGNGEAIEHGNGMASRIDTYTQDALSRVNLEDVPLFKFEELANATNSFSEANRLGKGGFGPVYMGILASGREIAVKRLSTASGQGMQEFMNEVKLISKLQHRNLVRLLGCCAEDREKMLVYEYMPNKSLDFFLFDQSQEVLDWRKRFNIIEGICRGLLYLHRDSRLRIIHRDLKPSNILLDNDWNPKISDFGMARIYEAKQDHVSTVRVVGTYGYMAPEYAMKGRFSEKSDTFSFGVLMLEIATGRRNTSFYPQEGSLNLLGHIWTAWNKEIVAALIDPRILSSSYRAEVMRCIHIGLLCVQELPEDRPFISAVLSMLSSEIIELPEPKQSAFSYNSSRTDTGTSSSQQSKSSGSLNNVTISIVDAR; encoded by the exons ATGATAATACCGTCTTGCATTCTGATCACCGCCATCATCCACTTGTCTCTCTGTGCGGCATTCTGTCGAGCACAAGGCGGCAATAACAACACCTCAATCAATTCCTGCGGAAGTAACGGAGAGTGTGGGGAATTCGGGAGCTGCGACCCGCAAGCTGCACCAGTTTGCAGTTGCTTGCCCGGATTCATCCCGCAGAATGCTAGGGATTGGGAGTCAGGGAACTGGAGCAGCGGATGCGTGAGGAAGGTCGCTTTGAATTGCGGCAACGCGACGATTGGCGATGGGTTTAAGAAGCTCGATTCGGTTAAGATTTCGAATTACACTTCCCGATCGTCTATTTCGGAAGATGAGTGTCAACGTGTGTGTTTGGGGAATTGTTCGTGTATGGCGTATGGGTTTGATTCAGGGTTAGGGTGTTTGCTGTGGACTGTGCCGTTAATCGACGTTCAGGTGGGCTTCAGCTTGGCCTCTGATCTTTACATCCGCATCTCACTTGCTGATTCCGAGTTGG CAGGTAACAAGAAAGGGTTTAAGAAGATCTTTATAGTTTTGCCAATCCTTGGctttgttgttttgtgtgtttgcTCATGTTTTGGTTGGAAATGGATTGCTAAGCGTCGAG GCAATGGAGAAGCCATTGAACATGGCAATGGGATGGCGTCGCGTATCGACACCTATACTCAAGATGCATTGAGTCGAGTTAATCTTGAAGACGTACCGTTGTTTAAATTTGAGGAACTGGCTAATGCGACCAATAGTTTCTCTGAAGCTAACAGGCTAGGGAAGGGTGGTTTTGGTCCTGTCTACATG GGAATTTTGGCTAGTGGAAGAGAAATTGCAGTTAAGCGGCTTTCAACTGCATCGGGACAAGGGATGCAAGAGTTTATGAATGAAGTGAAGCTCATTTCTAAACTCCAACACAGGAATCTTGTTAGATTACTTGGCTGCTGTGCAGAGGATAGAGAGAAGATGTTGGTATACGAATACATGCCTAATAAAAGCTTGGATTTTTTCCTATTTG ATCAATCGCAAGAGGTCCTAGATTGGAGGAAGCGTTTCAATATTATTGAAGGTATTTGTCGAGGCCTTCTTTATCTCCATAGAGATTCTAGATTGAGGATAATCCATCGAGACCTCAAGCCGAGCAACATATTGTTGGATAACGATTGGAACCCGAAGATTTCAGACTTTGGCATGGCCAGAATATACGAGGCCAAGCAAGATCATGTCAGCACAGTGAGAGTGGTAGGAACATA CGGATATATGGCTCCTGAGTATGCAATGAAAGGGAGATTTTCAGAAAAATCAGACACGTTTAGCTTTGGAGTTCTGATGCTGGAGATTGCTACTGGGAGAAGGAACACAAGCTTCTATCCTCAAGAAGGCTCTTTGAACCTTCTCGGACAT ATTTGGACAGCATGGAATAAAGAAATCGTCGCAGCTTTGATAGATCCAAGAATATTGAGTTCAAGTTACCGGGCAGAGGTGATGCGGTGCATACATATCGGATTGTTGTGTGTTCAAGAACTTCCTGAAGACAGGCCATTCATTTCAGCTGTACTGTCAATGCTAAGCAGTGAAATCATAGAGCTTCCTGAACCAAAGCAATCGGCGTTTTCTTACAACTCGAGCCGCACGGATACAGGTACAAGTTCTTCTCAGCAGAGTAAGAGTAGTGGCTCCTTGAATAATGTAACTATCTCAATTGTTGACGCTCGATGA
- the LOC121775324 gene encoding G-type lectin S-receptor-like serine/threonine-protein kinase At1g11330 isoform X2, producing MIIPSCILITAIIHLSLCAAFCRAQGGNNNTSINSCGSNGECGEFGSCDPQAAPVCSCLPGFIPQNARDWESGNWSSGCVRKVALNCGNATIGDGFKKLDSVKISNYTSRSSISEDECQRVCLGNCSCMAYGFDSGLGCLLWTVPLIDVQVGFSLASDLYIRISLADSELGNKKGFKKIFIVLPILGFVVLCVCSCFGWKWIAKRRVVCELGNGEAIEHGNGMASRIDTYTQDALSRVNLEDVPLFKFEELANATNSFSEANRLGKGGFGPVYMGILASGREIAVKRLSTASGQGMQEFMNEVKLISKLQHRNLVRLLGCCAEDREKMLVYEYMPNKSLDFFLFDQSQEVLDWRKRFNIIEGICRGLLYLHRDSRLRIIHRDLKPSNILLDNDWNPKISDFGMARIYEAKQDHVSTVRVVGTYGYMAPEYAMKGRFSEKSDTFSFGVLMLEIATGRRNTSFYPQEGSLNLLGHIWTAWNKEIVAALIDPRILSSSYRAEVMRCIHIGLLCVQELPEDRPFISAVLSMLSSEIIELPEPKQSAFSYNSSRTDTGTSSSQQSKSSGSLNNVTISIVDAR from the exons ATGATAATACCGTCTTGCATTCTGATCACCGCCATCATCCACTTGTCTCTCTGTGCGGCATTCTGTCGAGCACAAGGCGGCAATAACAACACCTCAATCAATTCCTGCGGAAGTAACGGAGAGTGTGGGGAATTCGGGAGCTGCGACCCGCAAGCTGCACCAGTTTGCAGTTGCTTGCCCGGATTCATCCCGCAGAATGCTAGGGATTGGGAGTCAGGGAACTGGAGCAGCGGATGCGTGAGGAAGGTCGCTTTGAATTGCGGCAACGCGACGATTGGCGATGGGTTTAAGAAGCTCGATTCGGTTAAGATTTCGAATTACACTTCCCGATCGTCTATTTCGGAAGATGAGTGTCAACGTGTGTGTTTGGGGAATTGTTCGTGTATGGCGTATGGGTTTGATTCAGGGTTAGGGTGTTTGCTGTGGACTGTGCCGTTAATCGACGTTCAGGTGGGCTTCAGCTTGGCCTCTGATCTTTACATCCGCATCTCACTTGCTGATTCCGAGTTGG GTAACAAGAAAGGGTTTAAGAAGATCTTTATAGTTTTGCCAATCCTTGGctttgttgttttgtgtgtttgcTCATGTTTTGGTTGGAAATGGATTGCTAAGCGTCGAG TTGTGTGTGAATTAGGCAATGGAGAAGCCATTGAACATGGCAATGGGATGGCGTCGCGTATCGACACCTATACTCAAGATGCATTGAGTCGAGTTAATCTTGAAGACGTACCGTTGTTTAAATTTGAGGAACTGGCTAATGCGACCAATAGTTTCTCTGAAGCTAACAGGCTAGGGAAGGGTGGTTTTGGTCCTGTCTACATG GGAATTTTGGCTAGTGGAAGAGAAATTGCAGTTAAGCGGCTTTCAACTGCATCGGGACAAGGGATGCAAGAGTTTATGAATGAAGTGAAGCTCATTTCTAAACTCCAACACAGGAATCTTGTTAGATTACTTGGCTGCTGTGCAGAGGATAGAGAGAAGATGTTGGTATACGAATACATGCCTAATAAAAGCTTGGATTTTTTCCTATTTG ATCAATCGCAAGAGGTCCTAGATTGGAGGAAGCGTTTCAATATTATTGAAGGTATTTGTCGAGGCCTTCTTTATCTCCATAGAGATTCTAGATTGAGGATAATCCATCGAGACCTCAAGCCGAGCAACATATTGTTGGATAACGATTGGAACCCGAAGATTTCAGACTTTGGCATGGCCAGAATATACGAGGCCAAGCAAGATCATGTCAGCACAGTGAGAGTGGTAGGAACATA CGGATATATGGCTCCTGAGTATGCAATGAAAGGGAGATTTTCAGAAAAATCAGACACGTTTAGCTTTGGAGTTCTGATGCTGGAGATTGCTACTGGGAGAAGGAACACAAGCTTCTATCCTCAAGAAGGCTCTTTGAACCTTCTCGGACAT ATTTGGACAGCATGGAATAAAGAAATCGTCGCAGCTTTGATAGATCCAAGAATATTGAGTTCAAGTTACCGGGCAGAGGTGATGCGGTGCATACATATCGGATTGTTGTGTGTTCAAGAACTTCCTGAAGACAGGCCATTCATTTCAGCTGTACTGTCAATGCTAAGCAGTGAAATCATAGAGCTTCCTGAACCAAAGCAATCGGCGTTTTCTTACAACTCGAGCCGCACGGATACAGGTACAAGTTCTTCTCAGCAGAGTAAGAGTAGTGGCTCCTTGAATAATGTAACTATCTCAATTGTTGACGCTCGATGA
- the LOC121775324 gene encoding G-type lectin S-receptor-like serine/threonine-protein kinase At1g11330 isoform X4 → MIIPSCILITAIIHLSLCAAFCRAQGGNNNTSINSCGSNGECGEFGSCDPQAAPVCSCLPGFIPQNARDWESGNWSSGCVRKVALNCGNATIGDGFKKLDSVKISNYTSRSSISEDECQRVCLGNCSCMAYGFDSGLGCLLWTVPLIDVQVGFSLASDLYIRISLADSELGNKKGFKKIFIVLPILGFVVLCVCSCFGWKWIAKRRGNGEAIEHGNGMASRIDTYTQDALSRVNLEDVPLFKFEELANATNSFSEANRLGKGGFGPVYMGILASGREIAVKRLSTASGQGMQEFMNEVKLISKLQHRNLVRLLGCCAEDREKMLVYEYMPNKSLDFFLFDQSQEVLDWRKRFNIIEGICRGLLYLHRDSRLRIIHRDLKPSNILLDNDWNPKISDFGMARIYEAKQDHVSTVRVVGTYGYMAPEYAMKGRFSEKSDTFSFGVLMLEIATGRRNTSFYPQEGSLNLLGHIWTAWNKEIVAALIDPRILSSSYRAEVMRCIHIGLLCVQELPEDRPFISAVLSMLSSEIIELPEPKQSAFSYNSSRTDTGTSSSQQSKSSGSLNNVTISIVDAR, encoded by the exons ATGATAATACCGTCTTGCATTCTGATCACCGCCATCATCCACTTGTCTCTCTGTGCGGCATTCTGTCGAGCACAAGGCGGCAATAACAACACCTCAATCAATTCCTGCGGAAGTAACGGAGAGTGTGGGGAATTCGGGAGCTGCGACCCGCAAGCTGCACCAGTTTGCAGTTGCTTGCCCGGATTCATCCCGCAGAATGCTAGGGATTGGGAGTCAGGGAACTGGAGCAGCGGATGCGTGAGGAAGGTCGCTTTGAATTGCGGCAACGCGACGATTGGCGATGGGTTTAAGAAGCTCGATTCGGTTAAGATTTCGAATTACACTTCCCGATCGTCTATTTCGGAAGATGAGTGTCAACGTGTGTGTTTGGGGAATTGTTCGTGTATGGCGTATGGGTTTGATTCAGGGTTAGGGTGTTTGCTGTGGACTGTGCCGTTAATCGACGTTCAGGTGGGCTTCAGCTTGGCCTCTGATCTTTACATCCGCATCTCACTTGCTGATTCCGAGTTGG GTAACAAGAAAGGGTTTAAGAAGATCTTTATAGTTTTGCCAATCCTTGGctttgttgttttgtgtgtttgcTCATGTTTTGGTTGGAAATGGATTGCTAAGCGTCGAG GCAATGGAGAAGCCATTGAACATGGCAATGGGATGGCGTCGCGTATCGACACCTATACTCAAGATGCATTGAGTCGAGTTAATCTTGAAGACGTACCGTTGTTTAAATTTGAGGAACTGGCTAATGCGACCAATAGTTTCTCTGAAGCTAACAGGCTAGGGAAGGGTGGTTTTGGTCCTGTCTACATG GGAATTTTGGCTAGTGGAAGAGAAATTGCAGTTAAGCGGCTTTCAACTGCATCGGGACAAGGGATGCAAGAGTTTATGAATGAAGTGAAGCTCATTTCTAAACTCCAACACAGGAATCTTGTTAGATTACTTGGCTGCTGTGCAGAGGATAGAGAGAAGATGTTGGTATACGAATACATGCCTAATAAAAGCTTGGATTTTTTCCTATTTG ATCAATCGCAAGAGGTCCTAGATTGGAGGAAGCGTTTCAATATTATTGAAGGTATTTGTCGAGGCCTTCTTTATCTCCATAGAGATTCTAGATTGAGGATAATCCATCGAGACCTCAAGCCGAGCAACATATTGTTGGATAACGATTGGAACCCGAAGATTTCAGACTTTGGCATGGCCAGAATATACGAGGCCAAGCAAGATCATGTCAGCACAGTGAGAGTGGTAGGAACATA CGGATATATGGCTCCTGAGTATGCAATGAAAGGGAGATTTTCAGAAAAATCAGACACGTTTAGCTTTGGAGTTCTGATGCTGGAGATTGCTACTGGGAGAAGGAACACAAGCTTCTATCCTCAAGAAGGCTCTTTGAACCTTCTCGGACAT ATTTGGACAGCATGGAATAAAGAAATCGTCGCAGCTTTGATAGATCCAAGAATATTGAGTTCAAGTTACCGGGCAGAGGTGATGCGGTGCATACATATCGGATTGTTGTGTGTTCAAGAACTTCCTGAAGACAGGCCATTCATTTCAGCTGTACTGTCAATGCTAAGCAGTGAAATCATAGAGCTTCCTGAACCAAAGCAATCGGCGTTTTCTTACAACTCGAGCCGCACGGATACAGGTACAAGTTCTTCTCAGCAGAGTAAGAGTAGTGGCTCCTTGAATAATGTAACTATCTCAATTGTTGACGCTCGATGA
- the LOC121775324 gene encoding G-type lectin S-receptor-like serine/threonine-protein kinase At1g11330 isoform X1, which produces MIIPSCILITAIIHLSLCAAFCRAQGGNNNTSINSCGSNGECGEFGSCDPQAAPVCSCLPGFIPQNARDWESGNWSSGCVRKVALNCGNATIGDGFKKLDSVKISNYTSRSSISEDECQRVCLGNCSCMAYGFDSGLGCLLWTVPLIDVQVGFSLASDLYIRISLADSELAGNKKGFKKIFIVLPILGFVVLCVCSCFGWKWIAKRRVVCELGNGEAIEHGNGMASRIDTYTQDALSRVNLEDVPLFKFEELANATNSFSEANRLGKGGFGPVYMGILASGREIAVKRLSTASGQGMQEFMNEVKLISKLQHRNLVRLLGCCAEDREKMLVYEYMPNKSLDFFLFDQSQEVLDWRKRFNIIEGICRGLLYLHRDSRLRIIHRDLKPSNILLDNDWNPKISDFGMARIYEAKQDHVSTVRVVGTYGYMAPEYAMKGRFSEKSDTFSFGVLMLEIATGRRNTSFYPQEGSLNLLGHIWTAWNKEIVAALIDPRILSSSYRAEVMRCIHIGLLCVQELPEDRPFISAVLSMLSSEIIELPEPKQSAFSYNSSRTDTGTSSSQQSKSSGSLNNVTISIVDAR; this is translated from the exons ATGATAATACCGTCTTGCATTCTGATCACCGCCATCATCCACTTGTCTCTCTGTGCGGCATTCTGTCGAGCACAAGGCGGCAATAACAACACCTCAATCAATTCCTGCGGAAGTAACGGAGAGTGTGGGGAATTCGGGAGCTGCGACCCGCAAGCTGCACCAGTTTGCAGTTGCTTGCCCGGATTCATCCCGCAGAATGCTAGGGATTGGGAGTCAGGGAACTGGAGCAGCGGATGCGTGAGGAAGGTCGCTTTGAATTGCGGCAACGCGACGATTGGCGATGGGTTTAAGAAGCTCGATTCGGTTAAGATTTCGAATTACACTTCCCGATCGTCTATTTCGGAAGATGAGTGTCAACGTGTGTGTTTGGGGAATTGTTCGTGTATGGCGTATGGGTTTGATTCAGGGTTAGGGTGTTTGCTGTGGACTGTGCCGTTAATCGACGTTCAGGTGGGCTTCAGCTTGGCCTCTGATCTTTACATCCGCATCTCACTTGCTGATTCCGAGTTGG CAGGTAACAAGAAAGGGTTTAAGAAGATCTTTATAGTTTTGCCAATCCTTGGctttgttgttttgtgtgtttgcTCATGTTTTGGTTGGAAATGGATTGCTAAGCGTCGAG TTGTGTGTGAATTAGGCAATGGAGAAGCCATTGAACATGGCAATGGGATGGCGTCGCGTATCGACACCTATACTCAAGATGCATTGAGTCGAGTTAATCTTGAAGACGTACCGTTGTTTAAATTTGAGGAACTGGCTAATGCGACCAATAGTTTCTCTGAAGCTAACAGGCTAGGGAAGGGTGGTTTTGGTCCTGTCTACATG GGAATTTTGGCTAGTGGAAGAGAAATTGCAGTTAAGCGGCTTTCAACTGCATCGGGACAAGGGATGCAAGAGTTTATGAATGAAGTGAAGCTCATTTCTAAACTCCAACACAGGAATCTTGTTAGATTACTTGGCTGCTGTGCAGAGGATAGAGAGAAGATGTTGGTATACGAATACATGCCTAATAAAAGCTTGGATTTTTTCCTATTTG ATCAATCGCAAGAGGTCCTAGATTGGAGGAAGCGTTTCAATATTATTGAAGGTATTTGTCGAGGCCTTCTTTATCTCCATAGAGATTCTAGATTGAGGATAATCCATCGAGACCTCAAGCCGAGCAACATATTGTTGGATAACGATTGGAACCCGAAGATTTCAGACTTTGGCATGGCCAGAATATACGAGGCCAAGCAAGATCATGTCAGCACAGTGAGAGTGGTAGGAACATA CGGATATATGGCTCCTGAGTATGCAATGAAAGGGAGATTTTCAGAAAAATCAGACACGTTTAGCTTTGGAGTTCTGATGCTGGAGATTGCTACTGGGAGAAGGAACACAAGCTTCTATCCTCAAGAAGGCTCTTTGAACCTTCTCGGACAT ATTTGGACAGCATGGAATAAAGAAATCGTCGCAGCTTTGATAGATCCAAGAATATTGAGTTCAAGTTACCGGGCAGAGGTGATGCGGTGCATACATATCGGATTGTTGTGTGTTCAAGAACTTCCTGAAGACAGGCCATTCATTTCAGCTGTACTGTCAATGCTAAGCAGTGAAATCATAGAGCTTCCTGAACCAAAGCAATCGGCGTTTTCTTACAACTCGAGCCGCACGGATACAGGTACAAGTTCTTCTCAGCAGAGTAAGAGTAGTGGCTCCTTGAATAATGTAACTATCTCAATTGTTGACGCTCGATGA